AAACGGAGAAGGCTTGGAGCAGTAGGAAGAGGAGTAGGACCCACAGCAACAGGGCGAACCCGACGAGCTTTTTCAGCTGTTAACAATCTCCAAGACGCCACAACCGCTGCTAACGCCGAGAACGCTGAGGAATGTCATGAATTCACTAAAGAAGAAGTGGAAGCGATTTTGAATGAGAGGCCGAAAGCTAAAAAGTTCGATCTGAAGGTAAAGCTATTATTGCAATTAgtttttttgtccttttgtagattttaattttgtcatttatttattttttatttttgttgtagGCTAAATATGAGCACGCGGCTGAACATAATAAAAGGCTTAAGCTTTGTGTGAAATGGTTTCAACAATGTGATGAGAATCATGTACTTGATAAAGAGAAGCTTAAGAATTCATTAGAGTCCGCTGAGAAAAAATGCATTGATACAGGTAATTTTACTTCTTCCTAAACATTAATTTGCACTACTGCTTgatttatgttaattaaaatttgattctgCAGAGTTAGAGAAGAAAAACAAGGAGGAAGAATTGAATGCGGTTATTTCTGAGTTAAGGGACAGTAATGCGTCCTTACAGGAGAAGCTTTCGAAGGAAGTGTCTGAAAAGCTGGTATGATATCAATCTTAAAAATCTATTGTGCATAGATGCTCTTCTTTAATGgttcttttatatatgtgtttggttTTAATAACTAGGATGCTATTAACCGCcataaaagtgaaattgaagCTAGGGTTACTGCTGAAAAGTCAGTTGCTTCTTTGACAGAAGATCTTCAGAAAGCTCAGCAGGATATAGCAGCTGCGAATGAGAGGGTAGGGTAATATACATATTGAATTTGATGCTATTATTAAATTAGTGTCTACTTACAGGctgaattttgttgaattttgcaGGCTGCATCACTTGACAATACACACAAGCGATTACAAGAGTACATCCTGAGTCTTCAACAGTACAATTCCAAATTAATTACTGACCTTGAAACAGTCCGTGAGTCGCTCAAACGTGTAGAAAAGGAGAAATTGACAATAGTGGAGAATCTTAGCTCTCTAAGGGGCCACTGTAGTTCATTGCAAGAGCAATTAACTTTGTCAAGAGTATGGTTTTTGTTTCAGCCTGCTGTATAATTTTTCTTAGCTTATTCAGTTGTTTCTTTTGCTTCCCTTCCCCTTTTTCCCTCCATATGCTTCATTGGAGTTGTTTGACCTTATTTTAATGTTGCCATTGTTTGGTTAAGTTAGATTTTCATGATGACTAATTCTGAACTGCCAAAAGCATTTTCAGGTCTTTTGTGCAACTTTCTGTTTTATTTGTCAACCTAAGTGATGTAACCTTCGGTTTTTATAGTAGCTGGTTTGTGATATACATGTCCTCATACATGCCAACTGTTCATTTTATTCTATAGCACTTAGGTTTGCATGGAGGCAACCTGTATTATCCTTTGGTTGTTATTATTTTCAGGCTTCACAAGATGATGCTGTTAATCAAAAGGAAACATTAGTTAATGAAGTCAAATGTCTACGAGGGGAACTACAACAAGTGAGGGATGATCGTGAACACCAAGTGTCAAAAGTTCAAGCCTTATCTGCCGAAATAGTGAAGTTCAAGGAAAGTACTGGAAGATCATTTGCAGAATTAGATAACTTGACTATGAAATCAAAATCCTTGGAGGTTGGTTGACTTTCTTAATACCAAATAGTAAAATCCATTTGGGCCAGCTTTCCTAGATTGCTTTTTACCTTTTGCAGGAAACATGCTCTTCTCAGAGGGAGCAACTAAGAATACTGGAACTTCAGCTTGCAGCTGCAAACGAGAAACTAAAGGTAACAATGGCAATGCTTAAAATATagactttattttctttatcttcTTCTGCAAAAATATCATCAATCTGTCTCCTGATGTCATagctttttcttccttttcctttCTCCAGAGGGCTGATTTATCAGCTTCAGAAACAAGGGTGGAATATTTAGAACAAAAAAGAACCATACAAGAACTACAAGATCGATTGGCAGATATGGAACATAAACTGATTGAAGGAGAGAATTTAAGGAAAAAGCTGCACAATACTATTTTGGTACTACAAGATCGATTGCCCTCCATTTGTCGCTTGTAATTATGTGATGATACTAACTTACCTATAATTGCAGGAACTGAAAGGGAATATTCGTGTATTTTGTCGGGTACGTCCTCTATTACCGGATGATGGTGCGGCAGAAGGTGCAGTAGTCTCTTATCCTACATCAACGGAATCTCTTGGCCGTGGAATTGACTTGATACAAAATGGTATGAATTTTCTGTTCTTTCATTGCTATTCAATTTCTGTTCATGTCAAAAGCAACAgccttaataaattttatctcattgttaACAGGGCAAAAATATCCTTTCACATTTGACAAGGTTTTCAATCCTGAAGCTTCACAGCAAGATGTTTTTGTGGAGATATCCCAGTTGGTCCAGAGTGCCCTTGATGGATACAAGGTGATTTAGCTACTTTATAGTTTATACTTGTGTTTTTGTGAGTGGTGGGAAggattgttttttcttttgtgtttttgtgaGTGGTGGGAAggattgttttttctttttctttcttttcaaaactAAGGAAGATTTACATTTAAAGGTAGGTAATTCCTTTTGCACATACTTGTCTTCTTTGAAGCTAAATCCTGAATGTCTATTCTGATATTTGAGTTATAAAATCACTAGCAATTGTCTATGGTTGCTATTTGATCTACATTATTTGCCTCTAGATACAGAGGAAATATGCATTCACAGGCTGTTGgtggtttgttttgttttccaGGTTTGTATATTTGCCTATGGACAGACAGGATCAGGTAAGACTTATACTATGATGGGAAGGCCAGAAGCCCAAGAGCAAAAAGGGTTGATACCTCGTTCGTTGGAGCAGATATTCCAAAGTAGCCAGTTACTGCAGGCACAAGGATGGAAATACAAAATGCTGGTAATTTAATTCGATTCTGGTTTCCACCTATTACATTGGTTAATCATGGTTTTAATCATccctttataaaattttaggcttcAATGTTGGAAATATACAACGAGACCATTCGTGATTTGTTATCAACCAATCGATCTATTGGTTCAGATCCAACGCGTGCAGAAAGTGCAGTTTCTGGAAAGCAGTATACAATTAAACATGATGCAAATGGTAATACACATGTCAGTGATCTGACCATTGTCGATGTTAGTACCATAACAGAGATTTCCTCTCTTTTAAGGCAGGCTGCTCAAAGCAGGTAAAATTGTTTACAATcttgatgaatttttttccaatgtTGAACTGATTTGTCTTGCATTATGCATCTACCTTAGTTTGAGTAAGTTTCTACAGTGTTAAGTTGGAATTAAAATTGTTCCAGAAATTTCCCAAGTGAATGACTTTTTATGGAAAGACTTGGTTCTTTTAAATTACTAATCATTACAAACTATGAAATGTTTATGAATGATGAGGCAGTTAGTTTCTAGTGTAGGTAGCacaaaactaaaagaaaaaaaaagacaaaagttTCTCTGATATATAATGCCTCATGAGTTTCTTCTTAATGACCATGTTACGGTACATTTGGATATTTAAGGGGGTTCTGTTTTTCTGTTTTCCAGGTCTGTGGGCAGGACGCAGATGAATGAACAATCGTCTAGAAGTCACATGGTTTTTACATTAAGGATATTGGGCATAAACGAGGTAAATATACTTACTTTGAGTGCGTTCTTTATGTTGAATCTCTTGATAACCCTGTTTCTTATGTATACTGACATTTCTTTGCTTTGGTTCTGTAAGGGTACTGAGCAACAAGTACAGGGTGTCTTGAATCTCATTGATCTTGCAGGAAGTGAACGATTGTCAAAGAGTGGTGCAACTGGAGATAGGTTGAAGGAGACTCAGGTGTTTACATACTActtgatttttccttttcataaatTGTTCTTTAATGTTATTACGCTGACGTCTTTCAATAAAACTAGGCCATTAACAAGAGCTTATCGAGTTTGAGTGATGTCATATTTGCGTTGGCCAAAAAGGAGGATCATGTGCCTTTTAGGAATTCCAAGCTGACATATCTTCTCCAGGTAAAGTGCTCTTAAAGAACTTGTAATATTTTATACCTTCTCTTGTTGATGCTAACTCTGTTTGATGATATCATATTTGAGTTCACATTACCGTAGCGGTTCCTCCTCCTGAATGTAGCATCACTTTGACAAACATACCTTCTTTTAATACATTACATGGGGGCATAATCTCTGATAGCATTGATTTTGTTGTTGTATATcatatttccttttaaatttgtttccaTCCACAATTACAGCCTTGTCTTGGTGGAGATTCAAAAACCCTTATGTTTGTGAATGTATCACCGGATCCTTCTTCGGTGGGTGAGTCTCTGTGCTCCCTCCGTTTTGCTGCTAGAGTGAATGCATGTGAAATCGGAGTTCCCCGCCGTCAGATGACATTGCGAGCAGCTGATTCTCGGTTGAGCTGCGGCTGAAATGAAGTTCTGATTATTATCACATTCTTTTATAACTGTAGTCGTAACTATATTTTGTAATTCAAGTGTTATGCGTTGAATTTTTGTATCACTGTAGGGTTTCAGCTTTAGCTACTACTACTAATCATTTGTGTTTTTAGATTTATGCTGCTTCTGATAGGAAAAAAAAACGGTGCATTTTATTTGACTGTGGCACAAAAGTAACTCTTTCATTGTTGTATGATATAAAGTTCATCATTTGATGAACACAGAAACAAAGGCATTCTATGTTTTATCAGAGTTCAGTTTTAGGCTTTTGCTTTCTTACTGTTCTTCAAGTTCTAATTCGATATTTCGTCAAGTATATAAGCAGACAGGGATTTCAGAACACTGGAAGACACCTTTCTGTAAACATGCTAAAACAAGGTTTTGACAAAACTGAAACGAATTTCATggccacaaaaaaaaaaaaaaaacacttcatATTTTCTCTTCTAATGAAAAAGTAACAAACTGGGGAGATATTTATTTGTGATGGACATTGTAGTTCTAGACGTCTAGAACCTTCAAGTATCtccaaaagaaaagataaacgtattaatattatatacaGAATAGGAATGGCAGCTAATATGACAAAAGTACGGTTTTTTACACAAATAGTATAgaaaaaaatactgaaatatgatgtcagaaattttttttaccaaaataggttactttttcattggagcctattagataggagccaatgaataaaaaaataaatttttttgaataaaatataattttatactttttcggGTTAGTATATAACCCGTATAATACATAGTATTGACGCCTATctgggaggcgccaatggtggtgccatACTGAGAGGCGCCAATGCTGTGATTTttccctataaatacccccaacATAGACATAAATTTTACTACAGAAACGGAAGAAATAAGAAGGAAGGAAGcagaagaaaagaaggaaggaaaagaagaaaaaactaggtattttggtttttctttttaaatagaatgtagagtcttgttagtaattttattatttgaaagttattttgtcatgttattaattttgttagcttctgaatgaaaaattttgcattaaatttttatgtaatttgtttacattttgaaattctttttacGATCTAGTATTGAAAATAGAGAATcgttttttgtatgcgtttatttcgatgaagaaattttgacaacaattgtgggatgtatatttgaatgtcgcaaacaagtagcaatgagatttgatagaaatatctcgtttgatgatatgaaggaaaaaattagtgaaaaaatttataggcgttgtgggagaaggatatcaaaagttttctacaagtttccagtttcaacagatccaataaaatttaccgaaatggaacttatagacgatgaagacgtggagacaatggtcgctctttattgtgggaCTGAGAGTAACAAAAATGTACCGATtcagttatttgctgagttagtcaGTGTGGAGGCAACTGAAGATCCCACTCCATTAGGTGAAGAAGGTGGAGTTAAAGCGCCGTGTATGGTGGTTCCGGTATCGTATGTTGATAGCCAATCACCTATACATGGGATAAATATTGATCTTAATGCTGCAACCGAGattgatgtggttggtgatgatgtatACTATAGTAGTGATCCTGTTGATTACGAAGTGAATAGTGAGAGTGATCCCGACGCAAACGAGGTCCCGGATTATATTGATGACGAAGGCGTGAATGAGGATGTAAACGTTAATGCGTCTTCAGTCGGAAACCAGATTCGtcgtattgtgatacacaataatcctggggcACACATGTCTCGGATAGACCCCGATGCGGCACGGGCAGCTAAGTTTtcggagtaccctgaaataccACATGCTTACCGAATGGGTGTATATTCTGATCCAGATGAGTTACGCGTGGGCCAGAGATTTGAAAGTAAGGAAGAATGCATGTTTGCGATTAAGcggtatagcatgaatatatcaGTAGATTACAAAGTCATCGAGtctaaaccaacattatatattggagagtgttggaggtcggcagaaggctgcaattggcggaTACGAACTGCATTTATACAGAAGTCGCAGATGTgagagatacgaaaatttgttgggccccacacatgcacttcaacacgtatgatagaagatcatcgaaaacttgACTCCAAAACTATCTGTATATGCATCATGCCAATAGTGAaagacatgccgaccattaaagtttgaTCGATTCTTTGAAAtacaagcacgattccagtatcgagtatcataccgGAAGGCATGGATAGTTAAACAGATGGCAATGGAGCAATTGTACGGAGATTTCAATGCATCGTACAATGAATTACAGGGATGGATAGCCGCCATGAGGGAACACATGCCGGGGACTGTAATTGAGTTGCAGACACGATCTTATTACGGGCCAAATGACCAACtacaatcgagaaaaagaattttccatcggatgttctggactTTTGATCAATGTGTGCGCGCATTTCTCCACTGCAAACCATTTGTGCAAGTAAATGGAACCTGGCTATATGGAAAATACACACAGATCTTACTTCTTGCGGTTGTTCAAGACGGCAACAGGAACGTactcccgatagcatttgccatCGTCGATAAAGAGAACATGGAATCGTGAGAGTTCTTTCTTACCAACCTGCGGAGGTATGTGATTAGCAAtgataatatttgcatcatttCCGATAGAGGGAAATGATTAATTGCAGCCATTAGCCATTCTGGTGTACCGTAGAGATCTGCATTCTTGATCCGCACATCGCGCTAACTTCCAAAGAGATTATAAGAATGCGATCGGAAGAGACAAGTTGTGAGAATGGGTAAAGAATTAccttatcttttaaatataagttttaatgttttagagtAATActgtaacttaaatttttttaatacatatgcaGCGTACGAGCTAGAGCCACACATTTTTCGCCAAAGAATGGCCCggcttgagagtgacatggagggtcaAACCAACACATCTTTCCGGCAGTGGCTGGGTACCATGGAGccgtggcaatgggctcaatgttttgacgagggctttcgttatggtcaaatgacTACAAACTTAGTGGAGGGGATCAACGCTGTGTTATTAAAAACACGACATCTTTCAATTTCATCTGTCATCTCGGTAACCTTCTACAGGTTGGCTACCTTGATACCAAGAATGAGTCAGCAACAAGTGAACCAGATGGAGGCGAGATATGTCTTTGTCGAAGGCATTAGAGATGCAATGGTTGTAAACCGTCGAATGGCGAGGTCGATGACAGTAGAATTATATTCACGACATAATGAAACGTTTCGAGTTACAGAGACCATCGGTTGTCGACCCAGTATACCACCtaggtcctacggagttgatctccgAAATAGACGGTGCGATTGCAGGAGGTTTCAAACACTTCATTTTCCATGTGCACACGTCGTGGCAGCTTGTGCTAAAGTTGGATTCAATGTAGAACAATTTATCGATGAAGTGTACACCATCGAACGCACGTTGCGTGTATGAGAAAACGAGTTCCCCGTGCTTCCTGACCTATCTACTTGGGAGGTACCTCCGACGACGTTCGAGCTAGTCCCAGACATAAGGTTGCGTAGAAACCTGAAAGGTCATCCGCAATCATCCAGAATCCATAACAAAATGGACATTAGGTAAAAATCTGACTGGAATTTGTGTAGCGTATGCAGATTACCCAGTCACAATCGGAGTAAATGCTCTCTCCGAAACTACC
This sequence is a window from Gossypium raimondii isolate GPD5lz chromosome 5, ASM2569854v1, whole genome shotgun sequence. Protein-coding genes within it:
- the LOC105768228 gene encoding kinesin-like protein KIN-14C, whose protein sequence is MASRNQNRPPRSPSTRKEIGDENPLDKRRRLGAVGRGVGPTATGRTRRAFSAVNNLQDATTAANAENAEECHEFTKEEVEAILNERPKAKKFDLKAKYEHAAEHNKRLKLCVKWFQQCDENHVLDKEKLKNSLESAEKKCIDTELEKKNKEEELNAVISELRDSNASLQEKLSKEVSEKLDAINRHKSEIEARVTAEKSVASLTEDLQKAQQDIAAANERAASLDNTHKRLQEYILSLQQYNSKLITDLETVRESLKRVEKEKLTIVENLSSLRGHCSSLQEQLTLSRASQDDAVNQKETLVNEVKCLRGELQQVRDDREHQVSKVQALSAEIVKFKESTGRSFAELDNLTMKSKSLEETCSSQREQLRILELQLAAANEKLKRADLSASETRVEYLEQKRTIQELQDRLADMEHKLIEGENLRKKLHNTILELKGNIRVFCRVRPLLPDDGAAEGAVVSYPTSTESLGRGIDLIQNGQKYPFTFDKVFNPEASQQDVFVEISQLVQSALDGYKVCIFAYGQTGSGKTYTMMGRPEAQEQKGLIPRSLEQIFQSSQLLQAQGWKYKMLASMLEIYNETIRDLLSTNRSIGSDPTRAESAVSGKQYTIKHDANGNTHVSDLTIVDVSTITEISSLLRQAAQSRSVGRTQMNEQSSRSHMVFTLRILGINEGTEQQVQGVLNLIDLAGSERLSKSGATGDRLKETQAINKSLSSLSDVIFALAKKEDHVPFRNSKLTYLLQPCLGGDSKTLMFVNVSPDPSSVGESLCSLRFAARVNACEIGVPRRQMTLRAADSRLSCG